The proteins below come from a single Chlorogloeopsis sp. ULAP01 genomic window:
- a CDS encoding PD-(D/E)XK nuclease family protein, giving the protein MLSTQPQLLRLSQGQLNLLERCPRQFQHTYLEQLHSPADPEREEHQTLGSRFHLLMQQRELGLSIDGFLQADPQLQTWMTAFASAAPEILLPVVDSQIFRESEHYRTLQVKNYLLTVVYDLLIADHQQAQIFDWKTYPKLPNKRKLEQNWQTRLYTYVLAETSDYLPENISMTYWFVQSEGKPQSIKFSYSTVQHEKTAKKLTQLLSKLNQWLERYHQGEDFPQVPEGNKACEYCQFATRCDRDRTHTTSELTSVTKSSSNAVNLNLLNLANIQEVSL; this is encoded by the coding sequence ATGCTGTCAACCCAACCTCAACTACTGCGACTTTCCCAAGGACAACTTAATCTCTTAGAACGTTGTCCTCGCCAATTCCAACACACCTATTTAGAACAACTTCATTCTCCCGCCGATCCAGAACGGGAAGAACACCAAACCTTGGGGAGTCGTTTTCACCTGTTGATGCAGCAGCGAGAACTGGGTTTATCAATTGATGGTTTTTTGCAAGCAGATCCACAATTGCAAACTTGGATGACAGCTTTTGCCAGTGCTGCACCAGAAATTTTATTGCCTGTTGTCGATAGTCAAATTTTTCGTGAAAGCGAACACTACCGCACGCTGCAAGTTAAAAATTATTTACTGACAGTTGTCTACGATTTATTAATAGCAGATCACCAGCAAGCACAAATTTTTGATTGGAAAACTTATCCCAAACTACCAAATAAACGCAAATTAGAACAAAATTGGCAGACACGTCTATATACTTACGTATTAGCTGAAACCAGCGATTATCTACCAGAAAATATTTCCATGACTTACTGGTTTGTCCAGTCTGAAGGTAAACCGCAAAGTATTAAATTTAGTTATAGTACTGTCCAACACGAGAAAACAGCTAAGAAGCTTACACAACTATTAAGTAAATTAAACCAATGGCTAGAACGTTACCACCAGGGAGAAGATTTTCCGCAAGTACCAGAGGGTAACAAAGCTTGCGAGTATTGCCAGTTTGCAACAAGATGCGATCGCGATCGCACTCACACCACCTCTGAACTAACATCAGTGACAAAGTCTTCTTCTAATGCAGTGAACCTTAACCTACTGAATCTCGCTAACATTCAAGAAGTATCACTGTAA
- a CDS encoding ATP-binding protein, with translation MITLETLEKWLNAPAETECLEFKEAKQQYDTTKLLRYCVALANEGGGYLVLGVSDKRPRRVVGSQAFLSPSDLNDIKSRIVDKLRFRVDVTELLHPDGRVLVFEVPTRPVGQPLAFDGAYLMRAGEDLVPMTPDVLKRIFAEDQQDWFCQAARCDVSPDDVIALLDTQSYFELLKIPYPTTRDAVLERLQSQHLIKPTAHGWTITNLAAILLAKKLDAFSPALARKAPRIVIYEGINKLQTREDKTDKRGYAVGFEGLVDFVHSAAPQNRFIEEVVREEVKMFPRNALRELIANALVHQDFLATGTSVMIEMYSDRIEISNPGIPPIKVERFIDENRSRNEQLANLMRLFHICEEKGSGIDKVVSAAEMFQLPAPDFRVGDTRTTAVLFAHQDFADMSKSDRIRACYQHCCLLYVSNQRMSNQTLRERFRLSESQAANVSYIIGFTKEAGLIKADESESTSTRYARYLLFWA, from the coding sequence ATGATTACCCTTGAAACCCTTGAAAAATGGCTAAATGCACCCGCAGAAACAGAATGCCTAGAATTCAAAGAAGCCAAGCAACAGTATGATACAACCAAATTGTTGCGTTACTGCGTGGCTTTAGCCAACGAAGGTGGTGGATATCTGGTTTTGGGCGTAAGCGACAAGCGCCCGCGTCGTGTTGTCGGTTCCCAAGCTTTTCTATCCCCAAGCGACCTCAACGATATCAAATCTCGCATCGTAGACAAACTCAGATTTCGGGTAGACGTTACAGAATTGCTGCATCCTGATGGACGAGTCCTGGTTTTTGAAGTGCCAACCCGTCCTGTTGGGCAACCATTAGCGTTTGATGGAGCCTACTTAATGAGGGCGGGAGAAGATTTGGTGCCGATGACACCAGATGTACTCAAGAGAATTTTTGCTGAAGACCAACAAGACTGGTTTTGCCAAGCTGCTCGATGTGACGTTAGCCCGGACGATGTAATCGCCCTTTTAGATACTCAATCATACTTTGAACTGCTAAAAATTCCCTATCCAACTACCCGCGATGCTGTCCTAGAACGATTGCAGAGCCAACACTTAATTAAACCAACAGCACATGGTTGGACAATCACGAACCTAGCTGCCATCCTTTTGGCAAAAAAACTGGATGCCTTTTCTCCTGCATTGGCTCGGAAAGCACCCCGTATCGTCATCTACGAAGGTATCAATAAGTTACAAACTCGTGAAGACAAGACAGACAAGCGAGGATATGCTGTTGGCTTTGAGGGGTTAGTGGATTTTGTCCACTCGGCAGCACCGCAAAATCGCTTTATCGAGGAAGTTGTGCGAGAAGAAGTAAAGATGTTCCCAAGAAATGCTTTACGAGAACTTATTGCGAATGCTTTGGTACATCAGGATTTTCTAGCAACAGGTACTTCAGTGATGATCGAGATGTATAGCGATCGCATTGAAATATCGAATCCTGGTATCCCACCCATTAAGGTAGAGCGATTTATTGATGAAAATCGCTCCCGTAACGAACAACTCGCCAACCTAATGCGACTTTTCCATATATGTGAAGAAAAAGGCAGTGGCATTGACAAAGTTGTAAGTGCAGCAGAAATGTTTCAACTACCCGCACCAGATTTTCGAGTAGGTGACACACGTACTACAGCAGTGCTGTTTGCCCATCAAGATTTTGCCGATATGAGCAAGAGCGATAGAATTCGAGCCTGCTACCAGCACTGCTGTCTGCTGTATGTCAGCAATCAACGAATGTCTAACCAAACCCTACGAGAGCGGTTTCGTCTAAGTGAGTCACAAGCAGCTAATGTTTCTTACATTATTGGATTCACCAAAGAAGCTGGCTTAATCAAGGCAGATGAATCCGAATCAACCTCTACCCGCTATGCTCGCTATCTCCTTTTTTGGGCGTAA
- a CDS encoding restriction endonuclease subunit S, with product MRKDWEIKSLDEIATVKGGKRVPKGYKFETTPTLHPYITVADFTEDGTVCTKNLKYISDEVYEQIKNYTISSQDIYISIAGTIGKTGSVPKSLDGANLTENACKLVLHKGIDQKFVYSFTKTDNFIQQTGINTRVAAQPKLALVRLKTITFPIPPLPEQKRIVAILDEAFEGIDRAIANTEKNLTNASELFESYLKTIFTQKGDGWKEKTLQEISIEFSRGKSKHRPRGDKKLYGGKYPLIQTGDISNSKHRITSYSQTYNELGLAQSKMWSKGTVCIAIVGANVAETAILDFDACFPDSVIGIIVNNEVADSDYVEYLLQSFKAELKEKGKGTARDNINIGTFANQKFLFPDVKTQKIIAGQLEELSFETQRLEAIYRRKIAALNELKQSILQKAFTGELTAETANQVRKTAKEEIAA from the coding sequence ATGAGGAAGGATTGGGAAATAAAATCTCTGGATGAAATTGCTACAGTCAAGGGAGGAAAGCGTGTTCCAAAAGGATACAAGTTTGAAACAACACCAACTTTACATCCTTACATAACTGTTGCTGATTTTACTGAAGATGGAACTGTATGTACTAAAAATCTTAAATATATAAGCGACGAAGTATATGAGCAAATTAAAAATTACACAATATCTTCCCAAGATATTTATATAAGCATTGCTGGAACTATTGGCAAAACTGGCTCAGTACCTAAAAGCTTAGATGGAGCTAATTTAACAGAAAATGCTTGTAAGTTGGTGCTTCACAAGGGAATTGACCAAAAATTTGTCTATTCTTTTACAAAGACAGATAATTTTATACAACAAACAGGCATTAATACTCGTGTTGCTGCACAACCAAAGTTAGCACTGGTACGCCTTAAAACAATTACATTCCCAATTCCACCACTTCCCGAACAGAAGCGGATTGTAGCAATTTTGGATGAGGCATTTGAAGGGATTGATAGAGCGATCGCAAACACCGAAAAGAACCTCACAAACGCTAGTGAACTATTTGAAAGCTATCTAAAGACCATCTTTACGCAGAAAGGAGACGGGTGGAAAGAGAAAACGCTTCAAGAAATCTCTATTGAATTTAGTAGAGGTAAATCAAAGCATAGACCTAGAGGTGACAAAAAACTATATGGGGGAAAATATCCCTTAATACAGACTGGCGATATCAGCAATTCTAAGCATAGAATTACTAGTTATTCTCAAACCTATAATGAATTGGGGCTGGCACAGAGTAAAATGTGGTCTAAAGGAACAGTCTGCATTGCGATTGTTGGAGCTAACGTCGCTGAGACAGCTATTCTCGATTTTGATGCCTGCTTTCCAGATAGCGTTATTGGTATTATTGTAAATAATGAAGTAGCAGATAGTGATTATGTAGAGTATCTTCTCCAATCTTTTAAAGCAGAGCTAAAAGAAAAGGGAAAGGGAACGGCGCGGGATAATATTAACATTGGCACATTTGCTAATCAAAAATTCCTATTTCCTGATGTAAAAACACAAAAAATTATTGCTGGTCAATTAGAAGAATTATCATTTGAAACCCAACGCCTCGAAGCCATCTACCGCCGAAAAATCGCTGCACTTAACGAACTTAAACAATCCATTCTGCAAAAAGCATTCACTGGCGAACTCACCGCAGAAACCGCCAACCAAGTGAGGAAAACCGCTAAGGAAGAAATTGCAGCATGA
- a CDS encoding type II toxin-antitoxin system HicA family toxin has protein sequence MAKFPVDAPKSKVIKVLESFGFSIIREKEHISMIRQNPDGTTTPLTLPNHKLIKGSTLRSICTQSGISRDDFINAYEEL, from the coding sequence ATGGCAAAGTTTCCTGTTGATGCCCCTAAATCAAAAGTCATTAAGGTGCTAGAGAGTTTTGGATTTTCAATAATCAGAGAAAAAGAGCATATTTCTATGATTAGACAAAATCCTGATGGTACAACTACTCCTTTAACTTTGCCAAATCATAAACTAATCAAAGGTTCTACCCTCAGAAGTATCTGCACTCAATCTGGTATTTCACGGGATGATTTTATTAATGCTTATGAAGAATTGTAG
- a CDS encoding N-6 DNA methylase — MFEQTFKNIDDVLWKEAGCTTELDYTEQTSWLLFLKYLDDLEQERALEAELAGKPYEFIIDEAHRWSSWAAPKKPDGTLDHDNALIGDDLIDYVNRKLFPYLQSFKERATSPDTIEYKIGEIFGEIKNKFQSGYSLRDALEYVDELRFRSQQEKHELSHLYEAKIKNMGNAGRNGGEYYTPRPLIRAMIQVVKPKIGDRIYDGACGSAGFLCESYDYLRRGKLTTKELEILQKHTFTGKEKKSLAYVIAIMNMILHGIDAPNIIHTNTLTENLSDIQDKNRFDVILANPPFGGKEGKEVQQNFPIKTGETAFLFLQHFIKMLKMGGKAAVVIKNTFLSNSDNASRALRQELLSNCNLHTILDCPSGTFIGAGVKTVVLFFEKGQPFDAVQGMPLFSQGKPLTQGMATQKIWYYQLDPGRSSGKTNALNDDDLREFVELQATFAESEKSWLVDIADIDQVTFDLSVKNPNKAEESTLREPQEILDEIAALDAESAEILAGIMQLTVGS, encoded by the coding sequence ATGTTCGAGCAAACTTTTAAAAATATTGATGATGTTCTCTGGAAAGAGGCAGGTTGTACTACAGAGTTAGATTACACGGAGCAAACCTCTTGGCTGCTGTTTCTAAAGTATTTGGATGATTTGGAGCAGGAAAGAGCGTTAGAGGCGGAACTGGCTGGCAAGCCATACGAATTTATTATTGATGAGGCGCATCGTTGGTCATCTTGGGCAGCACCGAAAAAACCGGATGGTACATTGGATCATGATAATGCGCTGATTGGCGATGATCTGATTGATTATGTCAACCGCAAGTTATTCCCATATTTACAAAGTTTTAAGGAACGGGCTACCAGTCCAGACACAATCGAATACAAGATTGGGGAAATTTTTGGCGAGATAAAGAACAAATTTCAAAGTGGTTACAGCTTGCGAGATGCGCTGGAATATGTTGATGAGCTACGGTTTAGATCGCAACAGGAGAAACACGAGCTATCGCATCTGTATGAGGCGAAAATCAAGAATATGGGCAATGCAGGGCGCAATGGGGGTGAGTATTACACGCCGCGTCCGTTGATTCGGGCGATGATTCAGGTGGTGAAGCCCAAGATTGGCGATCGCATTTATGATGGTGCTTGCGGTTCGGCTGGTTTTTTGTGTGAGAGTTACGACTATTTACGTCGGGGTAAGCTGACAACAAAAGAGCTTGAGATTCTGCAAAAACATACGTTTACGGGTAAAGAAAAGAAAAGTTTGGCGTATGTGATAGCCATCATGAATATGATTTTGCATGGCATTGATGCGCCGAATATTATCCACACCAACACCCTGACGGAAAATCTCAGTGATATTCAAGACAAGAATCGTTTTGATGTCATCTTGGCTAATCCGCCATTTGGAGGGAAGGAAGGCAAGGAAGTACAGCAGAATTTTCCGATTAAGACTGGGGAAACAGCGTTTCTGTTTTTGCAGCATTTCATCAAAATGCTGAAGATGGGCGGTAAAGCTGCGGTGGTAATTAAAAATACGTTCCTATCAAATTCGGACAATGCTTCGCGGGCTTTGCGTCAAGAGCTTTTGAGTAATTGCAATCTGCACACGATTTTGGATTGTCCGAGTGGGACTTTTATCGGGGCGGGTGTAAAAACGGTGGTGCTGTTTTTTGAGAAAGGACAGCCCTTCGACGCTGTTCAGGGGATGCCTTTATTTTCTCAGGGAAAACCTTTAACTCAGGGAATGGCTACTCAGAAAATTTGGTATTACCAACTCGATCCAGGGCGTAGTTCGGGGAAAACGAATGCGCTGAATGATGATGATTTGCGCGAGTTTGTGGAGTTACAGGCTACGTTTGCAGAGTCGGAAAAGTCTTGGTTAGTGGATATTGCTGATATTGATCAGGTAACGTTTGATTTATCGGTGAAGAATCCGAATAAGGCTGAAGAATCGACGTTACGAGAACCGCAGGAAATTTTAGATGAAATTGCTGCGTTAGATGCGGAAAGTGCAGAGATTTTGGCGGGAATTATGCAGTTGACAGTGGGCAGTTGA
- a CDS encoding Mu transposase C-terminal domain-containing protein, producing MFFAPMADEEFEFTQELTEAPETIFLGKNNFSVDPSQIILETSDRHKLTFNLIQWLAESPNRTIKSQRKQAVANTLAVSTRQVERLLKQYDEDTLCETAGLQRSDKGKYRVSEYWQEFIKATYEKSLKDKHPISPASVVREVKRHANVDLGLQPGDYPHQATVYRILNPLIEQHKRKTRVRNPGSGSWMTVVTRDGQLLRAEFSNQIIQCDHTQLDLLTDDIDHVLLPERPWLTTIVDTFSTCVLGYHLWIKQPGSTEVALALRHAILPKEYPEDYELKKPWEICGPPFQYFFTDGGKDFRSKHLKAIGKKLGFKCELRDRPPEGGIVERLFGTINTQVLKDLPGYTGSNIQERPKNAEKEACLTIQDLDKILASFFCDIYNHEPYPKDPRETRFERWLKGMGGKLLEPLDERELDICLMKEAQRVVQAHGSIQFENLVYRGESLRAHKGEYVTLRYDPDHILTLYVYSCDANDDLGDFLGYVHAINMDNQDLSLEELRSLNEERGKARQEHSNYDALLALGKRKELVEERKQDKKARKQSEQKRLRSASKKNSNVVELRKSRVSVSSKKDNQLELLPERVSREELQPQKIEPEVEVSDKAETQEQERHKLVLPGRKQNLKKIW from the coding sequence ATGTTTTTCGCTCCAATGGCAGACGAAGAATTTGAATTCACACAAGAATTGACTGAAGCCCCAGAAACTATTTTCCTTGGGAAAAATAATTTCAGTGTAGATCCATCGCAAATTATTCTCGAAACTTCAGATAGGCATAAGCTAACATTTAACCTCATCCAATGGCTTGCTGAATCGCCAAATCGCACAATTAAGTCTCAGCGCAAACAAGCAGTTGCAAATACTCTTGCTGTATCTACTCGGCAGGTAGAGCGTCTACTCAAGCAATACGATGAAGACACCCTATGCGAGACAGCAGGATTACAACGCTCAGATAAGGGAAAGTATCGAGTTAGCGAATACTGGCAAGAATTTATTAAAGCAACTTACGAAAAAAGCCTGAAAGACAAGCATCCAATCTCGCCAGCATCTGTAGTTCGCGAAGTGAAGCGACATGCGAACGTTGACCTGGGACTTCAGCCAGGAGATTATCCTCATCAAGCTACTGTCTATAGAATTTTAAATCCTTTAATTGAACAACACAAACGGAAAACAAGAGTTAGAAATCCGGGATCGGGTTCTTGGATGACAGTTGTAACAAGAGATGGGCAGCTATTAAGGGCTGAGTTTAGTAACCAAATTATTCAATGCGACCATACACAACTGGATCTGCTGACAGATGATATTGATCATGTGTTGCTACCTGAGCGACCTTGGTTAACTACTATTGTGGATACTTTTTCTACTTGTGTCCTTGGTTACCACTTATGGATCAAACAACCAGGTTCTACAGAGGTGGCTTTAGCTTTAAGACATGCTATTTTACCCAAGGAATATCCTGAAGATTATGAGCTAAAGAAACCTTGGGAAATATGTGGACCTCCTTTTCAATATTTTTTTACTGATGGTGGAAAAGATTTTCGCTCAAAACATCTAAAAGCCATTGGTAAGAAACTAGGATTTAAGTGTGAACTACGCGATCGCCCACCCGAAGGCGGTATTGTAGAACGGCTTTTTGGAACAATTAATACTCAAGTTCTCAAGGACTTACCTGGTTATACAGGATCTAATATTCAGGAACGTCCTAAAAATGCAGAAAAAGAAGCTTGTTTGACCATACAAGATCTGGACAAGATTTTAGCTAGTTTCTTTTGTGACATTTATAACCATGAACCTTACCCCAAAGATCCCCGCGAGACACGATTTGAAAGATGGTTAAAGGGAATGGGAGGAAAACTACTTGAGCCTCTGGATGAGCGAGAATTGGATATTTGTTTAATGAAAGAAGCGCAACGAGTTGTTCAAGCTCATGGCTCTATCCAGTTCGAGAATCTGGTTTATCGAGGAGAATCTCTCAGGGCACATAAAGGTGAATATGTGACTCTGAGATATGACCCAGACCATATCCTGACATTATATGTCTACAGTTGTGATGCAAATGATGATCTGGGAGATTTCTTGGGCTATGTTCATGCAATCAACATGGATAACCAAGACCTAAGTCTAGAGGAATTGAGAAGCCTTAATGAAGAGCGTGGCAAAGCTCGTCAGGAGCATTCTAATTATGATGCTTTATTAGCATTAGGTAAGCGGAAGGAGCTTGTAGAAGAGCGGAAACAGGATAAAAAGGCAAGAAAGCAATCAGAGCAAAAGCGTTTACGTTCTGCTTCTAAGAAAAATTCAAATGTTGTTGAACTTAGGAAAAGTAGAGTTTCAGTTTCTTCTAAGAAAGATAATCAACTTGAACTATTACCAGAGAGAGTTTCAAGGGAAGAATTACAGCCTCAAAAAATAGAACCAGAAGTGGAGGTATCTGATAAAGCTGAGACTCAAGAACAGGAGAGACACAAGTTGGTTCTCCCTGGACGTAAACAAAATTTGAAGAAGATTTGGTGA
- a CDS encoding ATP-binding protein has translation MVQSQLAIQPSVETLAPQLDLNTQLAKVVEIEEIFSNCFIPTDRACEYFRWLDELRILKQCGRIIGPRDVGKSRASVHYREEDRKKVSYVRAWSASSSKRLFSQILKDINHAAPTGKRQDLRPRLAGSLELFGIEQVIVDNADNLQREALLDLKQLFDESHVSVVLVGGQELDKILDDFDLLTSFSTLYEFDRLEQDDFQKTLNTIEFDILALPEASNLYEGAIFEILAASTGGRIGLLVKILTKAVLHSLKNGFGRVDQSILEKIANRYGRKYIPPENRNKNS, from the coding sequence ATGGTGCAATCGCAACTAGCTATTCAGCCTTCTGTCGAGACCTTAGCTCCTCAGCTAGATTTAAATACTCAACTGGCTAAAGTCGTTGAAATTGAAGAGATATTCAGTAATTGCTTTATACCCACAGATCGCGCTTGTGAATATTTTAGATGGCTAGATGAGTTGCGGATATTAAAGCAGTGTGGTCGAATAATTGGGCCAAGAGATGTGGGTAAAAGCCGAGCCTCTGTTCACTATCGGGAGGAAGACAGGAAAAAAGTTTCATATGTCAGGGCTTGGTCAGCATCGAGTTCTAAGCGTCTATTTTCGCAAATTCTTAAGGATATTAACCACGCAGCACCAACAGGTAAGCGACAAGATTTACGTCCTAGATTAGCTGGGAGTCTGGAATTATTTGGGATAGAACAGGTTATTGTTGACAATGCCGACAATCTCCAAAGAGAAGCACTGCTAGACCTCAAGCAACTCTTTGACGAATCTCATGTTTCTGTTGTCCTAGTTGGAGGACAAGAGCTAGATAAAATTTTAGACGATTTTGATTTGTTAACTAGCTTTTCTACACTTTATGAGTTTGATCGCCTAGAACAGGATGATTTTCAAAAGACACTAAACACCATTGAATTTGATATTCTGGCTCTACCCGAAGCTTCTAATTTATATGAGGGAGCTATATTTGAAATTCTAGCTGCAAGTACAGGTGGGCGAATAGGATTGCTGGTAAAAATATTAACAAAAGCAGTTTTACATTCTCTCAAAAATGGCTTTGGCAGAGTTGATCAAAGCATTTTAGAAAAAATCGCTAATCGGTATGGCAGAAAATACATTCCTCCCGAAAACAGAAATAAGAATTCATGA
- a CDS encoding TniQ family protein, which produces MAENTFLPKTEIRIHDNHEGFPRLGYVEPYEGESISHYLGRLRRFKANSLPSGYSLGKIAGIGAVTTRWEKLYFNPFASNEELEALGKLIGVPANRIYEMLPPKGVTMKPRPIRLCAACYAEVPCHRIEWQYKDKMKCDRHNLRLLTKCTNCETPFLIPADWVQGECTHCFLPFAKMAKRQKLYSL; this is translated from the coding sequence ATGGCAGAAAATACATTCCTCCCGAAAACAGAAATAAGAATTCATGATAATCATGAAGGCTTTCCCAGGTTGGGCTATGTTGAGCCATATGAAGGTGAAAGCATTAGTCATTACCTGGGGCGTTTGCGCCGATTCAAGGCTAACAGTCTTCCTTCTGGCTACTCTTTAGGAAAAATTGCTGGTATTGGTGCTGTGACTACGCGGTGGGAGAAGCTTTATTTCAATCCATTTGCTAGTAATGAAGAATTAGAAGCTTTGGGCAAGCTTATTGGTGTACCAGCCAATAGAATTTATGAGATGCTGCCACCCAAAGGCGTAACGATGAAACCTAGACCAATTCGGTTATGTGCGGCTTGCTATGCAGAAGTACCTTGTCATCGAATTGAGTGGCAGTATAAGGATAAAATGAAATGCGATCGCCACAATTTACGCTTGTTAACAAAATGTACTAACTGTGAAACACCTTTCCTAATTCCCGCAGATTGGGTTCAAGGTGAATGCACCCATTGCTTTTTGCCTTTTGCAAAGATGGCAAAGCGTCAAAAGCTTTATTCACTTTAA
- a CDS encoding helix-turn-helix transcriptional regulator produces MSENQVIRWKLNEVMARKRIKNKDLAKILGITENSVYRLRKVDEMPRLAPERLNGICKALNCQPGELLEYVSDEDEGNIISKVDIV; encoded by the coding sequence ATGTCTGAGAATCAAGTGATTCGTTGGAAATTAAATGAAGTGATGGCGCGAAAGCGGATTAAGAATAAGGATTTAGCTAAGATACTAGGTATAACTGAAAACTCAGTTTATAGATTGCGTAAGGTTGACGAAATGCCAAGATTAGCACCAGAACGATTGAATGGCATTTGTAAAGCGTTGAACTGTCAACCAGGGGAACTGTTGGAATATGTGTCAGATGAAGATGAAGGGAACATTATTTCTAAGGTTGATATAGTTTGA
- the drmC gene encoding DISARM system phospholipase D-like protein DrmC: protein MAFLQLSRPTLLKLAIALENGRLSPPFLVSVIVNYVPATLSQIVVDELNHLTCEGVKCSHIAYTLRLLAAERSASQQIRDRIELVWTGPEITGSQSRDTSVVVRELFNHAKKSVLISSFAIDKGEKARKLFQVLAERMDANPELYVQMFLNIQRPHHSEVPESVLLREFAHTFRHDIWAGERLPEVYYDSRSLAVDVKQKSSLHAKCIIVDEESVLVTSANFTEAAHERNIEAGVLLTDSTIAQVLRAQFDTLVSYKILRPIPGI from the coding sequence ATGGCTTTTTTGCAACTGAGCCGCCCAACGTTGCTGAAACTAGCAATAGCATTAGAAAACGGCAGGCTATCACCTCCTTTTCTCGTATCGGTCATCGTTAACTACGTACCCGCAACCTTAAGCCAAATAGTAGTTGATGAACTTAATCACCTTACTTGTGAAGGCGTAAAGTGTAGCCATATTGCTTATACGCTCCGCTTATTGGCAGCAGAGCGAAGTGCATCTCAACAAATACGCGATCGCATTGAGTTGGTATGGACTGGCCCAGAGATAACTGGTTCTCAAAGCCGTGATACTAGCGTTGTTGTACGCGAACTTTTTAATCACGCCAAAAAAAGTGTTCTCATTTCCAGCTTTGCCATCGATAAAGGCGAGAAAGCACGAAAATTATTCCAGGTACTTGCAGAACGCATGGATGCGAACCCGGAACTATATGTACAAATGTTCCTTAACATCCAACGTCCACATCACAGTGAAGTACCAGAGTCAGTTTTATTGAGAGAATTTGCACACACTTTTCGCCACGATATTTGGGCAGGAGAGAGATTACCAGAAGTCTATTATGATTCGCGATCGCTAGCAGTGGATGTTAAACAGAAATCATCTCTCCACGCCAAGTGCATTATTGTAGATGAGGAATCTGTGCTAGTCACATCAGCTAACTTTACAGAGGCTGCCCACGAACGCAATATTGAAGCAGGTGTGTTACTCACTGATTCAACAATAGCCCAAGTATTGCGAGCGCAGTTTGACACTTTGGTATCCTACAAAATCCTGCGTCCTATTCCTGGGATCTAA